Sequence from the Microbacterium sp. 1.5R genome:
GTCGGCTCCTCGTCATCGACGCGAGCGACCGTGACGGTCCAGAACCAGCCGGGGTATCCGGGGAGTCGGTTCTCGAAGCGCAGCGAGACCGAGCCGTCCTCCTCGGGGAGATAGTCGGCTGCGGGTCCGACGGTCGACGCCGGAGTGATCTCGTGCAGGGCGGCGAGCGCGAGATCGTGAGCGTCGATCAGACGCTGGTCCGCCTCAGGCTTCGAGGTCATCGGCTACCTTGCGCAGAACTGCCGCGATCTTGCGGCCTTGTGCAGACGAGGGGTAGCGGCCGCGACGCAGGTCGCCGCCCATTCCGTCGAGGAGCTTCACGAGATCCTCGACGATGATCGCCATGTCGTCCGCGGGCTTGCGCTTCGCCTTCGCGAGGCTCGGCGGCGCTTCGAGCACCCGGACGGACAGCGCCTGCAGGCCGCGCTTGCCGTCGGCGACACCGAACTCCACGCGTGCACCCGCCTTCACAGCGGCGCCGGCCGGCAGAGCGGAGGCGTGCAGGAAGACGTCCTGGCCGTCATCGGCGGCGATGAAGCCGAAACCCTTGTCTTCGTCGTAGAACCTGACCTTGCCGGTGGGCATGGAAGAAACCTCGCTGAGTCGGTGTGGAGCTGGATGGGACGCACGTGTGCGGCCACCCCCCAGCCTACCGGTCGCCGGGCACGGAATCCGTAGGTCACGATGCGGAACCGTGCCACCCCGCAACGACTAGGCTGAGACGGATGAGCACCAAGAGTCCCGAACCTGAGGTTCCCGTTCGCCGCATCGATCGCATTCTGGCGTTCACGGCACTCGGACTCGCTGCGGCGTCCATCATCTGCTTCTTCGCGATCATCATCGGCACAGCGGTCGGCATGCAGCAGAAGGACTTCGGTTCAGGCGCATGGCCGTTCATCGCCGCGATCCCCTACTGGGGGCTCCCCGCCGCCTTCGTCATGATCATCGTGCTCCTCGCCATGAGCTTCATCCGCAAGGGGCGCGCGGCATCGCGGCCCTGAGGTATCCGGCATGAGCACGCACGCCCGACCGCTGGCCGAATGGCTGTCCGCGGCGAGCGACGAGCAGCTCAGCACCCTCTTCACGGCACGGCGCGTGCGCCCGGACGTCAACTGGCAGGACTTCTTCGACGTCGCCGAAGCGCTTCTCGATTCCGCGTCGCTCGCTCGGGTCCTCCCCACCCTGACGCGCGACGAGGCCGCAGCCCTTCTCGCGTTCGCAGCGAGTCCCGCGTCGGAACACTCCGCGCAGCGCGAGACCCTCGAAAGCCTCGCGCTGCTGCGCCCGGACGGGGCGCCCTTCCCGCCGGTGGTCACCGCCGTCGCAGATCGGGCGGAGCCGAGCGCGCCCAGCGACACCGTGCCGGAGCCCACGACCGACACCGAGACGGCCCACGCTGCCGAGCGCGCCTTCACCACCGTCTCGGCCCTGGCCGATCTGCTCCTACTCGCCCGCGAGAAGCCCTTCACCCTGCTGGCCGGCGGCAACGTCAGCGCCGGCGAGAAGCGACAGCTCGGCGAGTCGGGCGTCGTGGCCGAATCGATCGACGCGCTGATCGCCATCGCCGTCGACTCGCGCCTCGTCGCACCGGACGCGCGCAGACTGCGCACGACGCCACAGACCGAGGAATGGCTGCGATCGTCCGTGGCCGATCGGTGGAGCACCCTGGTCGAAGGCTTCCGCGACGCTCTCCCCCGCGGTCTGCGCACCACGGAGGGCGGGTGGATCCCCCCGAGCGACTGGGCCGACGCTCACCCCTGGGACCCTGCCTGGGCAGAGCAGAGCACGGCTCTGCTGGAGCGCGCCCGTCTGCTCGGGCTCATCGCCGACGAGGGCCGTGAGCCCGCATGGGCGGCGGCGATCCGGCGCGGCGCGAGCGTCGACGCCACTCCCCTCACGGCACTCCTCCCGAGCGAGGTCGATCGCATCTTCCTCCAGAACGATCTGAGCGCGATCTCCCCTGGCCCGCTGGCCCCCGGTCTGGACGTGCGGCTGCGCACGATCGCCGCGCGCGAGTCCGCCGCTCAGGCCTCCACCTATCGGTTCACTCCCGAATCGATCGCCCACGCACTCGTCGCCGGCGAGACGGAGCAGTCGATCCTCGAGTTCCTCGAGTCGCTCTCGCTCACCGGCATCCCCCAGCCGCTCCGGTATCTCGTCACCCAGACAGCCCAACGGCACGGCCTGGTGCGGGTGTCGACAGACGCCGAGACCGGGCGAACGCGCATCGAGAGCAGCGACCAGCATCTGATCGAGGCCATGTCCGTCGACCAGGGGCTGCGGCCGCTCGCCCTCACGAAGCACGTCGCCTCGCTCACGACCCGCGTCGGGCGCGACACCGTGTACTGGGCGCTCACGGATGCCCGCTACCCGGCGACGCTCGTCGACGAAGACGGACACGCGGTGGCCGGCGAACGGAACCCGGTCTCCGAGGCGACGCCCGACCCGGCGCCGGACTACTCGGGCCTCATCGCCGCGCTGCGCTCGCGCCAGGGTCCCGACGCCGACGCGGCCTGGCTCGACCGCGAGCTCGAGGCCGCCGTGCGCGCGAAGGCCGTGCTGCGGGTCAGCGTGGGCATGCCGGACGGATCGACCAGGGAGCTGATCCTCGAGGCGACCGGGCTGGGCGGAGGCCGGCTGCGCGGGCGCGACCGGGCAGCCGACGTCGAGCGCACGCTTCCGGTGTCGAGCATCCGCGCCGCCACCGTGATCGCACAGTAAACTGGACAGCTATGTCTGATGGCCCCCTGATCGTCCAGAGCGATCGCACCGTGCTGCTCGAAGTCGCTCACGCCGATGCCGAGAGCGCCCGCCACGAGCTGGCGATCTTCGCGGAGCTCGAACGCGCGCCGGAGCACATCCACACCTACCGGATCACGCGGCTCGGCCTGTGGAACGCCCGCGCCGCCGGGCACACCGCCGAGGACATGCTCGACACGCTGGACCGCTGGTCCCGGTTCCCCGTGCCTCCGTCGGTGGCCGTCGACCTGCGCGAGACCGTGAACCGCTATGGGCGCCTCGTCATCGAACGCGACGACGAGGGCACCCTGATCCTGCGTTCGACCGACCCCGCCGTGCTCGCACAGGTGGCGAACAACAAGCGCATCCAGCCGCTGCTGATCGGCCACCCGGCTCCCGACACGTTCGTCGTCGATGCCTGGGCGCGCGGTCAGATCAAGCAGGAGCTCCTGAAGATCGGCTGGCCTGCAGAAGACCTCGCCGGTTACACCCCCGGCACCCCGCACGAGATCGAACTGGCAGAGGACGGATGGGCGATCCGCCCCTACCAGCAGGATGCCGTCGACGCCTTCTCGAAGGACGGCTCGGGCGTCGTCGTCCTCCCCTGCGGCGCCGGCAAGACGATCGTCGGCGCCGGCGCGATGGCCGCGACGAAGACCACGACCCTCATCCTCGTCACCAACACGGTCTCGGCTCGGCAGTGGCGCGACGAACTGCTCAAGCGCACGAGCCTCACGCCCGAGGAGATCGGCGAGTACTCGGGGCAGGCCAAAGAGGTCAAGCCGGTGACGATCGCGACCTACCAGATCCTCACGGCCAAGAGGAAGGGCGAGTACGCCCACCTCGCCCTGCTGGATGCTCTCGACTGGGGCCTCATCGTCTACGACGAGGTCCATCTGCTCCCCGCACCGGTGTTCAAGCTGACCGCCGACCTCCAGGCGCGTCGCCGGATCGGCCTCACCGCCACGCTGGTCCGCGAGGACGGACGCGAGGGAGACGTGTTCAGCCTGATCGGGCCCAAGCGGTTCGACGCCCCGTGGAAGCAGATCGAGGCGCAGGGCTTCATCTCCCCCGCCGTCTGCTACGAAGTTCGGGTCGACCTCCCGCCGGACGACCGGCTCGAATACGCCGCCGCGACCGACGACGAGCGCTACCGCCTCGCCGCCTCCGCCCCGGCGAAGATCGACGCCGTGCGCGAGCTCATCGCGAAGCACAAGGACGAGCGGATCCTCGTGATCGGTCAGTACCTCGACCAGCTGGACTCTCTGTCGCAGTCGTTGAACGCGCCGCAG
This genomic interval carries:
- a CDS encoding multidrug ABC transporter ATPase, encoding MSTKSPEPEVPVRRIDRILAFTALGLAAASIICFFAIIIGTAVGMQQKDFGSGAWPFIAAIPYWGLPAAFVMIIVLLAMSFIRKGRAASRP
- a CDS encoding cold-shock protein, translated to MPTGKVRFYDEDKGFGFIAADDGQDVFLHASALPAGAAVKAGARVEFGVADGKRGLQALSVRVLEAPPSLAKAKRKPADDMAIIVEDLVKLLDGMGGDLRRGRYPSSAQGRKIAAVLRKVADDLEA
- a CDS encoding DNA repair helicase XPB yields the protein MSDGPLIVQSDRTVLLEVAHADAESARHELAIFAELERAPEHIHTYRITRLGLWNARAAGHTAEDMLDTLDRWSRFPVPPSVAVDLRETVNRYGRLVIERDDEGTLILRSTDPAVLAQVANNKRIQPLLIGHPAPDTFVVDAWARGQIKQELLKIGWPAEDLAGYTPGTPHEIELAEDGWAIRPYQQDAVDAFSKDGSGVVVLPCGAGKTIVGAGAMAATKTTTLILVTNTVSARQWRDELLKRTSLTPEEIGEYSGQAKEVKPVTIATYQILTAKRKGEYAHLALLDALDWGLIVYDEVHLLPAPVFKLTADLQARRRIGLTATLVREDGREGDVFSLIGPKRFDAPWKQIEAQGFISPAVCYEVRVDLPPDDRLEYAAATDDERYRLAASAPAKIDAVRELIAKHKDERILVIGQYLDQLDSLSQSLNAPQITGATPIDEREELYRAFREGEISLLVVSKVANFSIDLPEASVAIQVSGSFGSRQEEAQRLGRLLRPKQSGRTASFYTLVARDTIDQDYAQNRQRFLAEQGYSYTIMDADAIAA
- a CDS encoding helicase-associated domain-containing protein produces the protein MSTHARPLAEWLSAASDEQLSTLFTARRVRPDVNWQDFFDVAEALLDSASLARVLPTLTRDEAAALLAFAASPASEHSAQRETLESLALLRPDGAPFPPVVTAVADRAEPSAPSDTVPEPTTDTETAHAAERAFTTVSALADLLLLAREKPFTLLAGGNVSAGEKRQLGESGVVAESIDALIAIAVDSRLVAPDARRLRTTPQTEEWLRSSVADRWSTLVEGFRDALPRGLRTTEGGWIPPSDWADAHPWDPAWAEQSTALLERARLLGLIADEGREPAWAAAIRRGASVDATPLTALLPSEVDRIFLQNDLSAISPGPLAPGLDVRLRTIAARESAAQASTYRFTPESIAHALVAGETEQSILEFLESLSLTGIPQPLRYLVTQTAQRHGLVRVSTDAETGRTRIESSDQHLIEAMSVDQGLRPLALTKHVASLTTRVGRDTVYWALTDARYPATLVDEDGHAVAGERNPVSEATPDPAPDYSGLIAALRSRQGPDADAAWLDRELEAAVRAKAVLRVSVGMPDGSTRELILEATGLGGGRLRGRDRAADVERTLPVSSIRAATVIAQ